In Rhodamnia argentea isolate NSW1041297 chromosome 4, ASM2092103v1, whole genome shotgun sequence, the following proteins share a genomic window:
- the LOC115756781 gene encoding probable beta-1,3-galactosyltransferase 12, producing MPLVSHHRTSPSPPPSSTSTPIPSYTPKPVKPQKPTPTPPYSRRILLLILALSIISLVIGIAGVSFSFYALRRPRPPPVFRCGRTVDTFRAFYLASGLRKPGDGGNGGLATATDRPKLLGLVGIQTGFESSDRRAAIRNTWLASDPDGLSRLEQATGLSFRFVIGQSKDATKMARLQKEVDEYKDFMLIDVEEEYLKLPYKMLAYFKAAFELFEAEYYVKADDDIYLRPDRLATLLAKERKQSLTYIGCMKKGPVITDPKLKWYEKSGHLIGNEYFLHAYGPIYILSAEVVASLATARNNSLRMFSNEDVTIGSWMLAMNVHHEDNRAICDPRCTPTSIAVWDIPKCSGLCHPVTRIRELHKIDMCSKSPTLPPDDD from the exons ATGCCACTCGTCTCGCACCACCGAACCTCCCCTTCTCCTCCGCCGTCATCCACCAGCACCCCCATCCCCTCCTACACACCCAAACCCGTCAAGCCCCAAAAGCCCACTCCCACTCCTCCGTACTCCCGCCGGATTCTCCTGCTCATCCTCGCCTTGTCGATCATCTCCCTCGTGATTGGCATCGCCGGAGTCTCCTTCTCTTTCTATGCTCTCCGGCGGCCCAGGCCCCCGCCCGTCTTCCGGTGCGGAAGGACCGTGGACACTTTCCGGGCTTTTTACTTGGCTTCCGGTTTAAGAAAGCCCGGTGATGGGGGCAACGGTGGGTTGGCTACGGCGACGGATCGTCCCAAGCTTTTGGGTCTTGTTGGCATTCAGACTGGGTTTGAATCCTCCGATCGCCGAGCTGCTATTAGGAACACTTGGCTTGCTTCTGACCCTGATGGGCTTTCGAG GTTGGAACAAGCTACTGGTTTATCTTTTAGATTTGTGATTGGGCAATCAAAGGATGCAACGAAGATGGCCAGACTTCAGAAAGAGGTCGATGAGTATAAGGATTTCATGCTCATTGACGTTGAGGAAGAATATTTAAAGCTCCCATACAAGAT GCTCGCATATTTTAAGGCAGCATTTGAACTTTTTGAAGCAGAATATTATGTCAAGGCCGATGACGATATATATCTGCGTCCAG ATCGTCTTGCAACTTTATTAGCTAAAGAGCGAAAACAGTCTCTTACTTACATCGGGTGCATGAAGAAAGGGCCAGTCATAACTGACCCGAAACTGAAATG GTATGAAAAATCGGGCCATCTGATTGGAAATGAATATTTCTTGCATGCGTATGGCCCTATATACATTCTGTCTGCTGAAGTGGTAGCTTCACTTGCTACTGCTAGAAATAACAG CTTGAGAATGTTCAGCAATGAGGATGTTACTATTGGTTCATGGATGCTCGCTATGAACGTCCATCATGAAGACAACCGAGCAATATGTGATCCTCGATGCACACCTACATCAATCGCGGTGTGGGACATCCCAAAATGTTCAG GCTTATGCCATCCAGTCACTAGGATAAGAGAGCTTCACAAGATTGATATGTGTTCTAAAAGCCCCACACTGCCTCCAGACGACGACTGA
- the LOC115756783 gene encoding pathogen-associated molecular patterns-induced protein A70-like encodes MSDEASATPPTPSLWSTMNSWFTPPVLFLLLNLMIGTIAITSQLGSSPGSTNDDQRQDQQEHETQKHPPAPPFPGPPSIFQRLMSIIFFWNRPQEQPTWWPTPVKAPEMEIHLPFQEPEHEQRQEKGPEQEQEIPSRSARSPSMPQKPRPSGLYSHIVIEPTATPAPTPTGNVNYPNLEPVAHYSSRQEQAEAQEQQEEEEEEEEDGGGADEAESGVAINGLPRTMRRSASAKYPTVHIDEEDDEEEDGGFLERRRPASAREGKGKTSGHGDEEVDARADDFINRFKHQLKLQRIDSITGQNRGGRN; translated from the coding sequence ATGTCTGATGAGGCATCTGCAACACCACCAACTCCTTCCCTCTGGTCCACCATGAACAGCTGGTTCACCCCTCCTGTGCTCTTCCTGCTGCTAAACCTCATGATTGGCACCATCGCCATCACTTCACAGCTCGGTTCTTCTCCCGGGAGCACCAACGATGATCAACGACAAGACCAGCAAGAGCACGAGACCCAAAAACACCCACCAGCCCCACCTTTTCCTGGACCTCCCTCCATCTTCCAGAGGCTCAtgtccatcatcttcttctggAACAGACCCCAAGAACAACCCACTTGGTGGCCCACTCCTGTGAAAGCCCCTGAAATGGAGATCCACCTCCCATTTCAAGAACCAGAACATGAACAGAGACAAGAAAAAGGACCAGAACAGGAGCAAGAGATTCCATCTCGCTCTGCTAGATCTCCTTCCATGCCCCAGAAGCCCAGGCCCTCCGGCCTCTACAGCCACATAGTGATAGAGCCGACTGCGACACCCGCTCCTACCCCGACCGGCAATGTTAATTACCCAAATCTAGAGCCAGTCGCTCACTACAGCTCTCGGCAAGAGCAAGCAGAGGCACAAGAAcagcaggaagaagaagaagaagaagaagaagacggtggTGGTGCTGACGAAGCCGAGAGTGGAGTGGCGATAAATGGGTTGCCCAGAACCATGAGGAGATCCGCAAGCGCAAAGTACCCGACTGTGCATATcgacgaggaagacgacgaagaagaagacggaggTTTCCTCGAGAGGCGCCGGCCGGCGAGCGCGAGAGAAGGGAAGGGTAAAACCAGCGGTCATGGGGATGAGGAGGTCGACGCCAGGGCCGATGACTTCATCAACAGGTTCAAGCATCAACTGAAGCTGCAGAGGATTGACTCCATCACTGGGCAAAACAGAGGAGGTCGCAATTAG